The following proteins are co-located in the Pseudomonas synxantha genome:
- a CDS encoding methyl-accepting chemotaxis protein, translating to MTVTFVAQSRDELGDLGQVFNGTVAKIHDLIERVGHTVSQVELQAGQVQAVSAQSNQAVSGQRSQIEQVATAMNQMSATAQEVARSAAAAVNSAQSVNDETVSGRALVQSQQGGIARLATELDESVRVINQLAADSQDISRVLEVIKSIAEQTNLLALNAAIEAARAGEQGRGFAVVADEVRTLARRTQHSTEEIEQMISRLHSGVGAAVKAMGSSHEMASGTVGQSEKVQQALENILGAVGMIVDQNQQIAAAVEQQTAVAQDIDQNIVEINRAGEHAAQGAQQTEAASRQLSAQVIELKQLIGAFRV from the coding sequence ATGACGGTTACCTTCGTAGCCCAAAGCCGCGATGAGCTCGGGGACTTGGGCCAGGTGTTCAATGGCACGGTGGCCAAGATCCACGACTTGATCGAGCGCGTCGGGCATACGGTCAGCCAGGTCGAGCTGCAGGCCGGACAGGTTCAGGCGGTTTCGGCACAGAGTAACCAGGCGGTGTCTGGCCAGCGCAGCCAGATCGAACAAGTTGCGACGGCGATGAACCAAATGTCGGCCACTGCCCAGGAGGTGGCGCGTAGCGCGGCGGCGGCAGTCAACAGCGCCCAGAGCGTCAATGATGAAACGGTCAGTGGGCGAGCGCTGGTGCAATCACAGCAAGGCGGTATCGCACGCCTGGCTACGGAGCTTGATGAGTCGGTGCGGGTAATCAACCAGTTGGCCGCCGACAGCCAGGACATCAGCAGGGTTCTGGAAGTGATCAAGAGCATTGCCGAGCAGACCAACTTGTTGGCGCTCAACGCGGCCATCGAAGCCGCCCGCGCCGGTGAACAGGGCCGAGGTTTTGCCGTGGTGGCCGACGAGGTGCGCACCCTGGCCCGACGCACCCAGCACTCCACCGAAGAAATCGAGCAAATGATCAGCCGCTTGCACAGTGGCGTCGGCGCGGCGGTGAAGGCCATGGGCAGCAGCCATGAAATGGCGAGTGGCACGGTGGGGCAGTCGGAAAAAGTCCAGCAAGCCCTGGAGAATATCCTCGGCGCCGTGGGGATGATCGTTGACCAGAACCAGCAGATTGCCGCTGCCGTAGAGCAGCAAACGGCGGTCGCCCAAGACATCGACCAGAATATTGTCGAAATCAATCGCGCTGGCGAGCATGCGGCGCAAGGCGCCCAACAGACCGAAGCGGCCAGCCGGCAATTGTCGGCACAGGTCATTGAGTTGAAGCAATTGATCGGTGCGTTTCGAGTGTAG
- a CDS encoding TatD family hydrolase, whose product MELIDTHTHLDFADFDHDRPQVLAHSRQLGVQRMVVLGVYQKNWQRLWDLVQQDDGLFAAFGLHPVYLDDHRPADLLELGDWLTRLRGHRQLCAVGEIGLDYWLEQLDRERQQSLFETQLKLALDFQLPALLHVRRSHAAVIATLKRIRLPRGGIIHAFAGSLEEAREYIKLGFKLGLGGAATWPQALRMHKVLAQLPLDAVVLETDSPDMAPAMYPNQRNSPQHLPDICVALAQRMAISPSLLAETSTRNACELFNW is encoded by the coding sequence GTGGAGCTGATCGACACCCACACCCACCTGGACTTCGCGGACTTCGACCACGATCGCCCGCAAGTCCTCGCCCATAGCCGTCAACTCGGCGTACAGCGCATGGTGGTGTTGGGCGTATACCAGAAAAATTGGCAGCGGCTTTGGGATTTGGTGCAGCAGGACGACGGCTTGTTCGCGGCCTTCGGCTTGCACCCTGTGTATCTCGATGATCATCGCCCTGCCGACCTGCTGGAGTTGGGTGACTGGTTGACGCGCCTGCGCGGCCACCGGCAATTATGCGCCGTGGGAGAAATCGGCCTGGATTACTGGCTTGAGCAACTGGACCGCGAGCGCCAGCAGAGCCTGTTCGAAACGCAACTGAAACTGGCACTGGATTTCCAACTGCCGGCCTTGCTGCATGTACGCCGCAGCCACGCCGCCGTGATTGCCACTCTCAAGCGCATCCGCCTGCCACGGGGCGGGATCATCCATGCGTTCGCCGGCAGCCTCGAGGAGGCCCGCGAGTACATCAAGCTCGGTTTCAAACTTGGCCTGGGCGGCGCCGCCACCTGGCCCCAAGCCCTGCGCATGCACAAGGTACTTGCCCAGTTGCCCCTTGACGCTGTTGTGCTGGAAACCGATTCGCCGGATATGGCCCCGGCCATGTATCCCAACCAGCGCAACAGCCCGCAGCACCTGCCGGACATCTGCGTAGCCCTGGCGCAGCGCATGGCAATCAGCCCTTCATTGCTGGCTGAGACGAGCACACGCAATGCGTGTGAGTTGTTCAACTGGTAG